Proteins from one Enoplosus armatus isolate fEnoArm2 chromosome 4, fEnoArm2.hap1, whole genome shotgun sequence genomic window:
- the LOC139284761 gene encoding ubiquilin-1-like, with the protein MSGAVKDAPSDRQRAETIQVAVKSLTESKEFTVRGGCTVRQLQWGLAERLRVPAERLVLIHSGRILKESELLSHLKAQDGSVSLCMIQRPQHSSATPTSDPASEVVQSELTAVLDPDPDNFTPSPTSPFCLVEGLDSLGLTNSGRGFFPALQRQMESQLLADPEMMRRVLGSPFVQSTLSNSSPQLTRQLILSNPQIQQLLQTNPEVGDVLNNADVITQVLELIRNPDMIEEVMNNEDRALDNVQPDQDNPDTITGDSGGLQKTDTKSLKSSQIQIEVPPVVTTSSETPPLSAHFTDPLREVTAPPRADPNPQSTAGMQSLLEEITASPGLMESLLSGPYVNSLLNCLSQNPELAAQLLLSHPLFSGNPQLQQQMRQQIPLFLQQMQSPELLSAMLNPRAMEALLQIQQALQTLAAEAPALIPTAGLGNIGASVNAAPELASDSVLNSQSGSGPGVATVTEQQQQQFVQQMLQALANSNYRVHDEEAEFQEELEQLSSMGFGDRQANLQALISTGGDLTTAVQHLLSL; encoded by the exons ATGTCAGGCGCGGTGAAGGATGCACCGAGTGATCGTCAGAGGGCTGAGACGATCCAGGTTGCCGTTAAAAGTCTCACGGAGAGCAAAGAGTTCACCGTTAGAGGAGGCTGCACCGTCAGACAG ctgCAATGGGGTCTAGCAGAGCGCCTGAGGGTCCCGGCTGAGCGGCTGGTGCTGATCCACTCCGGCCGGATCCTCAAAGAGTCAGAACTCCTGAGTCACCTTAAAGCACAGGATGGCTCAGTGAGCCTCTGCATGATCCAGAG GCCTCAGCATTCGTCTGCTACACCCACCAGTGATCCAGCTTCAGAAGTGGTCCAGTCAGAGCTCACTGCTGTCCTCGATCCTGACCCTGATAACTTCACACCATCTCCCACCTCTCCCTTCTGCCTGG TGGAAGGTCTGGACAGTCTTGGCCTAACAAACAGCGGGCGTGGCTTCTTCCCTGCACTCCAGCGGCAGATGGAGAGCCAGCTGCTGGCAGACCCAGAGATGATGCGTCGTGTCCTGGGCAGCCCCTTCGTGCAGAGCACCCTCTCCAACTCCAGCCCTCAACTAACCAGACAGCTCATTCTGTCTAACCCCCAAattcagcagctcctgcagacaAACCCAGAAGTGGGAGATGTGCTTAACAACGCGGATGTCATCACACAG GTGCTGGAGCTCATCAGGAACCCTGACATGATAGAGGAAGTGATGAACAATGAAGACAGAGCATTAGACAACGTGCAGCCAGACCAGGACAACCCAGACACCATCACTGGTGATTCTGGTGGCCTTCAGAAGACGGACACAAAAAGTCTCAAATCATCACAG ATCCAGATAGAAGTGCCCCCGGTGGTGACTACATCATCCGAAACTCCACCCCTCTCCGCTCACTTCACAGATCCTCTCAGAGAAGTGACCGCCCCGCCCAGAGCTGATCCAAACCCTCAGAGCACTGcag gcATGCAGTCGCTGCTGGAGGAGATCACAGCCAGTCCAGGACTGATGGAGAGCCTGCTGTCTGGGCCGTATGTCAACAGTCTCCTGAACTGCCTCAGCCAGAACCCTGAGCTGGCTGCACAG TTGCTGCTGAGCCACCCTTTGTTCTCAGGAAatcctcagctgcagcagcagatgagacAGCAGATCCCTCTCTTCCTGCAACAG ATGCAGAGTCCAGAGCTGCTGTCGGCCATGTTGAACCCCAGAGCCATGGAGGCTCTACTACAGATCCAACAGGCCCTACAGACTCTGGCTGCAGAGGCTCCTGCACTGATACCTAC GGCTGGACTCGGAAACATTGGAGCAAGTGTTAATGCTGCCCCTGAGCTAGCGTCTGACTCTGTCCttaacagccaatcaggaagTGGTCCTGGGGTTGCCACggtgacagagcagcagcagcagcagtttgtacAACAGATGCTACAGGCACTGGCGAACAGCAATTATAGG GTCCATGATGAGGAGGCTGAGttccaggaggagctggagcagctgaGCTCAATGGGCTTCGGAGACAGACAGGCGAACCTTCAGGCCCTCATCAGCACAGGAGGAGACCTCACCACTGCTGTACAacacctgctcagtctgtga
- the gkap1 gene encoding G kinase-anchoring protein 1, whose product MASSAMITVPTTASRFALLQIDSDSDSDGSDGGKTITKGGTGKPRQGKAGAAGGKGAQCNDKKKDKKKKKKEQQQTEANELRNLAFKKIPQKSCAPPPCMTLSGIAGELLSPASGDHNMPSEGWQQWKQRDEQMTTELYEADLEKALILSKLEFEQNKQHNSTNASSPKSQGGKESGGKKDKKKNQQAKDKKTVSLQDFQAEGSAEHKKQEKEDARAANVTLAVGQEERFFNKLEDDVSRIIQQEKRREQYTNSHGQEVNTSTEHESDPRAEQLKYELEKKDQEIEKLKKTISQWEVKYKEVKARNSQLLKMLQQGEMKDKAEILLHVEELLHIKEELSSQVTLLHAALEQERSKVKGLQLEQPKHQGNKKGKKGSETDL is encoded by the exons ATGGCATCGTCTGCAATGATCACCGTCCCCACCACCGCCTCCCGCTTCGCCCTGCTCCAGATCGACTCGGATTCGGACTCCGACGGCTCTGATGGGGGCAAGACCATCACCAAAGGTGGTACTGGGAAGCCCCGACAAGGAAAGGCAGGAGCAGCCGGGGGGAAAGGGGCTCAGTGCAACGacaagaagaaagacaagaaaaagaagaagaaggagcagcagcagactgaggcAAATGAG TTACGTAATCTGGCCTTCAAGAAGATTCCTCAGAAGTCTTGTGCCCCGCCTCCCTGTATGACGCTGTCAGGAATAGCTGGTGAACTTCTCAGTCCTGCATCAGGGGACCACAATATGCCTTCAGAGGGGTGGCAGCAGTGGAAGCAGAGGGATGAGCAG atGACCACTGAGCTGTATGAGGCCGACTTGGAAAAGGCCTTGATTCTAAGTAAACTGGagtttgaacaaaacaaacag CACAACAGCACAAACGCCTCCTCGCCAAAGTCacaaggaggaaaagagagcggggggaagaaagacaaaaagaagaatcagcaggcaaaagacaaaaagacagtttCACTGCAGGACTTCCAGGCTGAAGGCAGTGCAG AACAtaagaaacaagagaaagag GATGCCAGAGCAGCTAACGTAACATTGGCAGTCGGGCAGGAGGAGCGTTTTTTCAACAAGCTCGAAGATGACGTCAGTCGGATTATCCAACAAGAGAAGAGACGTGAGCAGTACACTAACAGCCATGGACAAGAAGTCAACACCTCCACAGAACATGAATCG GACCCCCgagcagagcagctgaagtACGAGCTGGAGAAGAAAGACCAGGAAATCGAAAAGCTAAAGAAGACCATCTCACAGTGGGAG GTGAAATACAAAGAGGTGAAAGCAAGAAATTCCCAGCTGCTTAAGATGCTCcaacagggagaga TGAAAGATAAAGCAGAAATCCTTCTACATGTAGAAGAGCTACTACACATAAAAGAAGAGCTGTCATCACAG gTAACATTACTTCACGCCGCCCTCGAACAAGAAAGGTCTAAAGTCAAAGGTCTGCAGTTAGAACAACCAAAACATCAg GGAAAcaagaaagggaagaaaggcTCAGAAACGGATCTATGA
- the LOC139284551 gene encoding kinesin-like protein KIF27 — MSEVCVRVALRIRPLLPKEVLHNHQVCVRVVPDSAQVMLGSDRLFSFDHAFGPTDSQDEVYGSCVQPLVESLVDGYNATVFCYGQTGSGKTYTLGGGNLDEEGGIIDRVAQDVFLLLGERWKKSDGVEATVRVSYMELYREELRDLLELHTIHKELHIREDERGNTVVVGAKEVIVTSAEELLSVLETGNALRHTGTTGMNELSSRSHTIFTLQFIQCCNTNTSSLKSVRSSKLCLVDLAGSERAGKTGNTGTRLKESVHINTGLLALGNVIRALSDPGRNRRGNSCNSAHIPYRDAKITRLLRDSLGGTAHTLMVACVSPSHHSVAETLSVMQFASKARHIRNRPGAISTHTEVKSCPTTWDPGEARLGELEYEVQTLRELLKEKEREMEMTRERSGGRAEEGDSFKQASQMSISDPDKKVNQEEPPQYRLLAQEAAALLADIPDPTPSPSFRQRLQDWQARLTAVNHSHKADDKECLEGGGEQAHHVTILKLREELNKCKEALSTEEELLEQKDAELRQVQKEVEKLLQQSKTHLQALEEEKERTRIQTEQLVDQQILINRLRSDLMTFRGATSAVTVEAGAHGNSGNRPHSVPLIRHSCGHEPPRRIHSSPPAYSLERVMAAFKMRGHLLLAEIEEKDEVYCPFIKEQAESKDRDQEKEEDDILVDRMGFRRSLNRTWTSRQKRSTLKEKNSGLDQTSNGKLLVQQCQRATGTKDNQSHMRKERLRASVTQRRIQDLSVNMRMKEELIKELDKTDKETQAVDMHGRRGGDSREADVLARLSMQSQQVQAEVYHSLQHMRLRRAQLQSSLQQQRETSYNNKELDQNGEQRAGDLTVYKSNQQEESKEKLLDSSWLEEKEEWVLQKRAELRELEEDLRRREEVLLRREACLQQKNKLEIKMLRSSQALSQELLRVSVQLESLEEQLQSSSSVRQTRGVTIEELEKERDTLKKRRDVLDSQLKDNRVLTVEEEHSLLQLEEAIEALDAALEFKNHSIQDKQKRLLITDSSSHQSHSTEPAQLCDVIRKLKELSPPEASELLVKYFNKVVCLREAERHLRLRFEELELHAGEQEVVLGELEVAMQRLALDADRRLTQQHRDHQNNIQLLLQKLKEGGSGEAQQAFQDRLQHLEKELFFYKSSSRQLKKKLKELLGDALHPVDQPSHTQQHRQTHNMQIHGSANEPQTHTEEAQTRTHIATTYTKIHTEQTDKKTQSDSHMKTHQTPRLSSSSDLQTRRKTKMPESNQIHTQSQRGSERVAGHSGESLEMTSVRLCRRELRQISPADLRVCGSATMRRQSVVDTSTESILEDSIEVTRNTDR, encoded by the exons ATGAGCGAGGTGTGTGTCCGGGTGGCGCTCCGTATCCGTCCCCTGCTTCCTAAAGAAGTCCTCCACAAccaccaggtgtgtgtgcgggtgGTGCCGGACTCCGCACAGGTGATGCTCGGCTCAGACCGACTCTTCTCCTTCGACCACGCGTTTGGACCGACAGACAGCCAGGATGAGGTGTACGGGTCCTGCGTCCAGCCCCTGGTGGAGTCCCTGGTCGACGGCTACAATGCCACCGTCTTCTGTTATGGACAAACAGGATCAGGGAAGACATACACACTCGGAGGGGGGAACCTGG ATGAAGAGGGAGGAATTATTGACCGAGTGGCCCAGGATGTGTTCTTGTTGCTGGgggagaggtggaagaagagtGATGGTGTGGAAGCCACAGTGCGGGTCTCATATATGGAGCTGTACAGGGAGGAACTGCGAGACCTGCTGGAGCTGCACACCATTCACAAAGAGCTTCATATCAGAGAGGATGAAAGGGGAAACACTG tggtggTGGGAGCCAAAGAGGTGATTGTCACCTCAGCAGAGGAGCTATTAAGCGTTCTGGAGACGGGCAATGCCCTGCGCCACACTGGCACCACAGGGATGAACGAGCTCTCCAGTCGCTCTCACACCATCTTCACCCTTCAATTTATCCAGTGTTGCAACACCAACACCTCCTCCTTAAAATCCGTTCGCTCTTCCAAACTCTGTCTGGTTGACCTAGCAGGCTCGGAGCGTGCTGGCAAAACTGGAAACACTGGGACTCGGCTCAAGGAGTCTGTCCATATCAACACAGGCCTGCTTGCGCTGGGCAATGTCATCCGTGCCCTCTCTGACCCTGGCCGAAATCGCCGTGGTAACAGCTGCAACAGTGCACATATACCGTACCGTGATGCCAAGATCACCCGTCTCCTCCGTGATTCACTGGGAGGCACCGCCCACACACTGATGGTGGCATGCGTGAGCCCCTCCCACCACAGTGTAGCTGAGACTCTGAGTGTCATGCAGTTTGCGTCCAAGGCCCGTCACATCCGTAACCGTCCTGGAGCGatatctacacacacagaggttaaaTCATGTCCTACAACCTGGGACCCTGGTGAGGCTCGACTGGGCGAGCTTGAGTATGAAGTACAGACACTGAGAGAGCTactgaaagagaaggagagagagatggagatgacaAGGGAGAGGTCAGGTGGAAGAGCTGAAGAGGGGGACAGCTTCAAACAGGCCAGTCAGATGAGCATATCTGATCCAGATAAGAAGGTGAACCAAGAGGAACCACCACAGTACCGCCTCCTGGCACAGGAAGCTGCAGCCCTGCTTGCAGATATCCCTGACCCCACACCAAGTCCCTCTTTCAGGCAGCGACTGCAGGATTGGCAGGCGAgactgacagctgtcaatcactcaCATAAAGCTGATGATAAGGAGTGTTTAGAGGGGGGTGGTGAACAAGCTCACCATGTTACCATATTAAAGCTCAGAGAAGAACTCAACAAATGTAAG gaagCTCTCAGCACAGAGGAAGAGCTATTAGAGCAGAAGGATGCAGAGCTGAGACAGGTCCAAAAAGAAGTAGAGAAGCTTCTTCAACAGAGCAAAACCCACCTGCAGGCcttagaggaagaaaaggaacgTACTCGTATACAG ACTGAACAACTTGTGGACCAGCAAATCCTCATCAATCGTCTTCGCAGCGACCTCATGACCTTTAGGGGCGCAACTTCAGCGGTGACAGTGGAAGCAGGTGCTCATGGGAACTCAGGAAACAGACCCCACAGTGTCCCTCTGATAAGACACAGTTGTGGACACGAGCCTCCCAGGAGG attCACTCCAGTCCCCCAGCCTATTCACTGGAGAGGGTGATGGCAGCCTTTAAGATGCGCGGTCATCTCCTGCTGGCTGAGATTGAGGAAAAGGATGAGGTGTACTGTCCATTCATAAAGGAACAGGCAGAGAGCAAAGACAGGGAtcaagagaaggaggaggatgacatCTTAGTGGACAGAATGGGATTTAG GCGTTCTTTAAACCGAACGTGGACCAGCCGGCAGAAGAGATCAActctgaaagagaaaaactCTGGACTAGACCAAACATCTAATGGAAAGCTATTAGTTCAACAGTGTCAGCGAGCCACAG GGACCAAGGACAACCAAAGCCATATGAGGAAGGAGAGGCTAAGAGCCAGTGTTACTCAGAGAAGGATCCAAGATCTGTCAGTCAACATGCGCATGAAAGAGGAGCTCATCAAAGAGCTTGACAAAACTG ACAAGGAGACCCAAGCAGTGGACATGCATGGCAGGCGTGGTGGTGATAGCAGAGAAGCCGACGTGTTGGCAAGACTGTCCATGCAGAGCCAGCAGGTCCAGGCAGAGGTGTACCACAGCCTACAGCACATGAGACTACGGAGAGCACAGCTTCAGagcagcctccagcagcagagagagaccagTTATAACAACAAAGAACTTGACCAAAATGGG GAGCAAAGGGCAGGAGATTTGACTGTGTACAAAAGCAATCAGCAGGAAGAGTCAAAGGAAAAG CTCCTCGACAGTAGTtggctggaggagaaggaggagtgggTGCTTCAGAAGAGAGCAGAGCTGCGGGAGCTGGAAGAggacctgaggaggagagaggaggtgctCCTGCGCAGGGAGGCCTGtctgcaacagaaaaacaaactagaGATCAAGATGCTGCGCTCCAGTCAG GCTCTGAGTCAGGAACTGCTGCGCGTGTCGGTGCAGTTGGAGTctctggaggagcagctgcagagcagcagcagtgtgaggcAGACTAGAGGAGTCACCATAGAGgaactggagaaagagagagacacgcTTAAAAAGAGGAGAGACGTTCTGGACTCCCAGCTGAAGGACAACAGAGTGCTCACTGTGGAG GAGGAACATTCCCTGCTCCAGCTAGAGGAAGCTATTGAAGCTCTGGATGCAGCTCTGGAGTTTAAAAACCACTCCATCCAGGACAAACAGAAGAGGCTGTTAATCACAGACTCCTCTTCACATCAGTCCCACAGCACTGAGCCCGCCCAActctgtgatgtcatcaggaaGCTGAAGGAGCTCTCACCACCTGAGGCCTCGGAGCTGCTTGTCAAATATTTCAACAAG GTTGTTTGTCTTCGTGAGGCGGAACGCCATTTGCGTTTGCGTTTCGAAGAGCTGGAGCTTCATGCTGGAGAGCAAGAGGTGGTTCTGGGGGAGTTGGAGGTCGCCATGCAGCGCCTGGCCCTGGATGCAGACCGCAGGCTCACTCAGCAGCACCGAGATCACCAGAACAACATCCAGCTACTGCTGCAGAAACTTAAAG agggTGGTTCAGGAGAGGCACAGCAGGCTTTCCAAGACAGACTGCAGCATCTAGAGAAAGAGCTGTTTTTCTACAAAAGCTCCAGCCGGCAGCTTAAAAAGAAACTCAAGGAGCTTCTGGGTGATGCCCTACACCCTGTCGAtcagccctcacacacacagcagcacagacaaacacacaatatgcAGATACATGGAAGTGCAAACGAACCCCAGACGCACACTGAAGAGGCACAGACGAGGACACATATTGCAACAACatacacaaagatacacactgagcaaacagacaaaaagacacaaagcgATTCTCATATGAAGACACACCAGACCCCCCGTCTCTCCTCATCGTCTGACCTCCAAACACgcagaaagacaaaaatgccCGAATCCAaccagatacacacacagtcccagaGGGGCAGTGAAAGAGTGGCTGGTCACTCTGGGGAAAGTTTAGAGATGACATCAGTACGTTTGTGTCGCAGAGAGCTTAGACAGATCTCTCCAGCTGACCTGCGGGTCTGTGGCTCTGCCACGATGAGACGCCAGTCTGTTGTAGATACCAGTACAGAGTCAATACTAGAGGATTCCATAGAAGTGaccagaaacactgacagatgA